One genomic window of Cellulophaga sp. Hel_I_12 includes the following:
- a CDS encoding GNAT family N-acetyltransferase, with the protein MSDSKPTIQDIIFIGSGISTSFSLIKLMKLIEKKSIPEKLFISIIEKNGEFHTGIPYGSRSGFSALLITSLRNFLPQPQLADFILWLNDNKNWLLKEFEKEGGERSKVWLETHAMELKNNDWEDLFIPRRFFGCYMEQKVTQEIERLEGKNLIKVSYISSEVVDTEEHSDYWRILLKNNSVLQTKKVVLAIGSLPTKSLWKKSALIEKDNLLFINKPYQKSLPQTLKTIKEFTEKRTAKNTNLIIIGANASGLELLYKIHDYNLAIDSFTILSTKGILPDAEIDKEKLQTYRPKFLWQLKEETTLDAEQIAEATFKDLNEAEKIQLGAASTVGLISSAFGSLLSKLSSEELKNFACFYGNEIGRRQRCAGIQYSNTIEVLKSQNKFNLIAGKFNTIHETSSGDYTVEYLDTATQKNKIVDHPSNIVINCIGGMNFTDQELPNFLKNLINKKIITTNASKIGIDVNDNLESTRNFHVNGPLLAGNVIEDEAVWHVEHCGRIIKFSELLANKLLSSDYSFRVLYLDKPQDLKKYNALLSKFYDNNPYYCYSYFCHHQNSTNKLIAFELRNSANSLAIMPIILRSIKNSSSFDVISPYGYSGPLFIETINPKTKKVFWEFVDRWYLENNVISEFIRFDLKGNNEAYSGKICETLDNVYGALAPNFEGQWDNFSSKVRNNYRKALNYALDFKIYENKEITEHEILSFYTIYLSTMKRNSAPEFLFFSENYFKNLILNSPAHYTIALTTYKGIPVSAELIINHQDYLHAFLGGTDSAYFNLRPNDFLRVEVIKWAIKKGKKTYILGGGICNGDGLYKSKKALFPKSADRIFYTGRKIINLTTYQQLVQENSVVTSNSTASDFFPEYRKPN; encoded by the coding sequence ATGAGTGATTCAAAACCAACAATTCAGGATATTATATTCATTGGGTCAGGAATTTCAACCTCCTTTAGCCTTATTAAGCTAATGAAGCTAATTGAAAAAAAAAGTATACCTGAAAAACTATTTATTTCAATTATAGAAAAAAACGGCGAATTTCACACAGGAATACCGTACGGCTCCAGATCCGGTTTTTCAGCACTTCTTATAACATCATTACGAAATTTTCTACCACAACCTCAATTAGCCGACTTCATTTTATGGCTAAATGATAATAAAAATTGGCTCTTAAAAGAATTTGAAAAAGAAGGCGGAGAACGCTCCAAAGTGTGGCTTGAGACGCATGCCATGGAACTAAAAAATAATGATTGGGAAGATTTATTTATTCCTAGACGATTTTTTGGCTGTTATATGGAGCAAAAAGTGACTCAAGAAATTGAAAGGCTTGAAGGTAAAAACCTCATTAAAGTAAGCTACATTTCCTCTGAAGTGGTAGACACAGAAGAGCATTCTGATTATTGGAGAATTTTGTTAAAAAATAATAGCGTACTCCAAACGAAAAAAGTAGTTCTTGCCATTGGTTCGCTGCCCACAAAATCACTTTGGAAAAAAAGTGCCCTTATTGAAAAAGATAATCTTCTATTTATTAATAAACCATACCAAAAAAGTTTACCGCAAACCTTAAAAACCATTAAAGAATTTACCGAAAAAAGAACCGCTAAAAACACCAATTTAATTATTATTGGTGCCAATGCTAGTGGACTAGAGCTTTTATATAAAATTCATGATTATAATTTAGCCATAGATTCTTTTACCATACTCTCCACTAAAGGTATTTTACCTGATGCAGAAATAGACAAAGAAAAACTACAAACCTACCGTCCTAAATTTCTATGGCAACTAAAAGAAGAAACAACTTTAGACGCCGAACAAATTGCTGAGGCAACCTTTAAAGATTTAAATGAAGCTGAAAAGATACAACTAGGGGCTGCTTCTACTGTAGGTCTTATTTCTAGTGCTTTCGGTTCTTTGCTAAGTAAACTAAGTTCAGAAGAACTTAAAAACTTCGCCTGTTTTTATGGTAATGAAATAGGCAGAAGACAACGTTGCGCTGGAATACAGTATTCAAATACCATTGAAGTACTCAAGAGTCAAAATAAATTTAACCTTATAGCAGGCAAATTTAACACTATTCACGAAACTAGTAGTGGTGACTATACCGTAGAATATCTCGATACCGCTACTCAAAAAAATAAAATAGTAGATCACCCTTCCAACATTGTTATTAATTGCATTGGTGGGATGAATTTTACAGATCAAGAATTGCCTAATTTTTTAAAAAACCTAATCAATAAAAAAATAATTACCACTAATGCCTCTAAAATTGGGATTGATGTTAATGACAATCTTGAATCAACCCGAAATTTTCATGTAAACGGTCCACTTTTAGCGGGTAATGTTATTGAAGATGAGGCCGTCTGGCATGTAGAACATTGCGGAAGAATTATTAAGTTTTCTGAACTACTGGCCAACAAACTTTTATCATCTGATTATTCATTTCGTGTTTTATATCTTGATAAACCTCAAGATCTAAAGAAATACAATGCACTGCTTTCTAAATTCTACGACAATAACCCCTATTATTGCTACTCCTACTTTTGTCACCATCAAAATAGCACGAATAAATTAATTGCATTTGAATTAAGAAATTCAGCTAATTCTTTGGCTATTATGCCTATTATTTTGCGATCCATTAAAAATAGTTCATCCTTTGATGTTATTTCTCCGTATGGCTATAGTGGTCCCCTATTTATAGAAACGATAAACCCTAAAACAAAGAAGGTGTTTTGGGAATTTGTTGACCGCTGGTACTTAGAAAATAATGTCATATCTGAATTTATAAGATTTGACTTAAAAGGAAATAATGAAGCATATTCAGGTAAAATATGTGAAACCTTAGATAATGTATATGGTGCGCTAGCCCCTAATTTTGAAGGGCAGTGGGATAATTTCTCATCAAAAGTAAGAAACAATTATAGAAAGGCACTTAACTATGCGCTAGACTTCAAAATTTATGAAAATAAAGAGATTACTGAACACGAAATTTTGTCATTTTATACCATATATTTAAGTACTATGAAAAGAAATTCAGCTCCAGAATTTCTTTTCTTTTCAGAGAATTATTTTAAAAATTTAATCTTAAACAGCCCAGCTCATTACACGATTGCATTAACCACCTATAAAGGCATTCCTGTTTCAGCTGAGTTAATTATTAACCATCAAGATTATCTGCATGCTTTTTTAGGAGGAACAGATTCAGCTTATTTTAATTTAAGACCTAATGATTTTCTTAGGGTTGAAGTAATTAAGTGGGCTATTAAGAAGGGTAAAAAAACCTATATCCTTGGTGGTGGTATTTGCAATGGAGACGGCCTCTACAAAAGTAAGAAAGCCCTTTTTCCGAAAAGTGCAGATAGAATTTTTTATACAGGAAGAAAAATTATAAACCTTACTACTTATCAACAATTAGTGCAAGAAAATAGCGTTGTAACATCGAATAGCACGGCCAGTGATTTTTTTCCTGAATACCGTAAACCAAATTAA
- a CDS encoding acetyltransferase — MTLNTTMNSKKMRIYGAGGHSQVIREVLEAQDYSIVTTFDDKPLDTHYASKNVSEGARNDMANFEHDGPPLIIAIGNNTERAEVSKFLKCNFGKAIHSSAIIAPTASIGDGTVVFAGAIIQPNTSIGKHVIINTGASVDHDNTIGNYVHISPKAALCGHVTVGEGSHVGVGAVIIPKVTIGKWCVIGAGSVILKDVPDYATVVGNPGRIIKTITGTHE, encoded by the coding sequence ATGACACTTAATACTACGATGAATTCAAAAAAAATGAGAATATATGGGGCTGGTGGACATTCTCAAGTGATTAGGGAAGTATTAGAAGCACAAGATTATAGCATAGTTACTACTTTTGACGATAAGCCGCTAGATACGCATTATGCTTCAAAAAATGTAAGTGAAGGGGCTAGAAACGATATGGCTAATTTTGAACATGATGGACCTCCTTTAATTATAGCCATCGGAAATAATACTGAGCGCGCCGAAGTATCAAAATTTCTTAAATGCAATTTCGGAAAAGCAATACATAGCTCCGCTATTATAGCTCCAACGGCTAGTATTGGAGACGGAACCGTAGTTTTTGCAGGTGCCATTATACAACCAAATACGAGCATTGGAAAACATGTCATTATTAATACAGGGGCAAGTGTAGATCACGATAATACCATAGGCAACTATGTACACATTTCGCCTAAAGCTGCACTTTGTGGACATGTAACTGTAGGTGAAGGATCTCATGTAGGGGTCGGAGCGGTCATTATTCCAAAAGTAACTATAGGAAAATGGTGCGTCATTGGCGCGGGTTCCGTTATTTTAAAAGATGTTCCTGATTACGCTACTGTGGTCGGAAATCCTGGTAGAATTATAAAAACGATAACCGGCACTCATGAGTGA
- a CDS encoding sugar transferase, producing MYKSFLKPIIDCLGAVVLFVMLLPLFIFITICLFIAIQGNPFFSQKRPGKNEKIFSALKFKSMTDKTDIEGNLLPDHLRITKFGAFLRKSSLDEIPQLLNVIKGDMSFIGPRPLLIRYLPYYNEEEKLRHTVRPGITGLAQISGRNYISWEKKFELDVFYVKNMSFFLDLKILLKTFSKVITSSGVAVATNEVNEFFDVERKEALQQSLK from the coding sequence ATGTATAAATCGTTTCTAAAACCAATAATAGATTGCCTAGGTGCTGTAGTGCTATTTGTAATGCTGCTACCCCTTTTTATTTTTATTACGATTTGTCTTTTTATTGCTATTCAAGGAAATCCATTTTTTAGCCAAAAAAGGCCTGGCAAAAATGAAAAGATTTTTTCGGCATTAAAATTTAAGTCCATGACGGATAAAACAGATATAGAAGGCAATTTGTTACCTGACCATTTACGAATAACTAAATTCGGTGCATTTTTAAGAAAGTCTTCCCTTGACGAAATACCACAACTACTAAATGTCATAAAAGGCGATATGAGCTTTATTGGGCCTAGACCCCTTCTAATTCGGTATCTTCCCTATTACAATGAGGAAGAAAAACTAAGGCATACGGTGAGGCCTGGCATAACAGGTTTAGCGCAAATTTCTGGAAGAAATTATATCAGTTGGGAAAAAAAATTTGAACTAGATGTTTTTTATGTCAAAAACATGAGCTTTTTTTTAGATTTAAAAATTTTACTTAAAACTTTTTCTAAGGTTATAACTTCAAGCGGTGTTGCGGTAGCGACCAATGAAGTAAATGAATTTTTTGATGTGGAAAGAAAAGAAGCATTACAACAGAGTTTAAAATAA
- a CDS encoding GNAT family N-acetyltransferase, with protein MGLLQSQRHNFTEEFFEKKIFSPLFSKAVNQTNQEEDLNPNKILDDSYYHHVHFTEFVPSFLALSLNSEKQILASFKFNNFKGFMCELSGMATPKEYMVKQLGKSGEKMVMKRLRRLETCFDIRYKMYHGAINKEECLQLMDEFRSMIEKRFAQRGEKHSSLKNWDFYKNSAYEMILNKKASLFIIYNHEKPIAISLDYLYQNIFESAISSYEIDYAKFGLGNTIIVKKLEWCFENGYAIFNMRWGDYPYKRFWCNGVFDYKNYVVYNKKSIPNTLRALLITKVNQLIVYLILNKERFAWIKKIKGILTNRKTTVTVQDTENENDHQDYEEILNYEYLNGNGDTIIDLNDEEYATLRKYVYDFQYVTSKPSNTLVVHQIKEKEGLVYFIATDEKSKQLALRPLAP; from the coding sequence ATGGGTTTATTACAATCACAACGGCATAATTTTACGGAAGAATTTTTTGAAAAAAAAATATTTAGTCCTTTGTTTAGCAAGGCTGTGAATCAAACCAACCAAGAAGAAGATCTAAATCCGAATAAGATTCTAGATGACTCGTATTACCACCATGTTCATTTTACTGAATTTGTACCGTCATTTTTAGCCCTAAGCTTGAATTCAGAAAAACAAATCTTAGCATCTTTTAAATTTAATAATTTTAAGGGCTTTATGTGCGAACTCTCTGGTATGGCTACACCGAAAGAGTACATGGTGAAACAACTAGGTAAGAGTGGTGAAAAAATGGTAATGAAGCGCCTAAGGCGCTTAGAAACCTGTTTTGATATTCGATATAAAATGTACCATGGTGCTATAAATAAAGAGGAGTGCCTGCAATTAATGGATGAATTTCGATCTATGATTGAAAAGCGGTTTGCACAAAGGGGAGAAAAACATAGCAGTCTTAAAAATTGGGATTTTTATAAAAACTCAGCCTATGAAATGATACTAAACAAAAAAGCCTCTTTATTTATCATCTATAACCATGAAAAACCCATAGCTATAAGCTTGGATTACCTGTATCAAAATATTTTTGAAAGCGCCATTAGTTCTTACGAAATTGATTATGCCAAATTTGGTTTAGGGAATACCATCATCGTTAAAAAATTAGAATGGTGTTTTGAAAATGGATACGCTATTTTTAATATGCGCTGGGGCGATTACCCATATAAACGCTTTTGGTGCAATGGAGTTTTTGATTACAAAAATTATGTGGTATACAATAAAAAATCGATACCTAACACCCTTCGAGCATTGTTAATAACCAAAGTAAACCAGCTGATTGTTTATTTGATTTTGAATAAAGAACGTTTTGCTTGGATTAAAAAAATTAAAGGGATTTTAACGAATAGAAAAACGACGGTAACTGTTCAGGATACTGAAAATGAAAATGATCATCAGGATTATGAAGAAATACTGAATTATGAATACCTAAATGGTAATGGCGATACCATTATAGATCTTAATGATGAGGAATATGCTACTTTACGAAAATATGTTTATGATTTTCAATATGTCACGTCTAAACCATCCAACACTTTAGTGGTACATCAAATCAAAGAAAAAGAGGGTCTTGTTTATTTTATTGCAACCGACGAAAAATCAAAGCAATTAGCCTTAAGGCCCTTGGCTCCCTAA
- a CDS encoding acyl carrier protein, translating to MENKEILDKIKPVFIEVLGHDNFELNESSTTNDIDGWDSLSHMMIIGEVEKVYNIKFKLFDLMTMHNVGDLIKSINKNIS from the coding sequence ATGGAAAATAAAGAAATATTAGACAAAATTAAACCAGTTTTCATCGAGGTTTTAGGTCACGATAATTTTGAACTCAACGAAAGCTCTACGACCAATGATATTGATGGATGGGACTCCTTATCTCATATGATGATTATTGGTGAAGTAGAAAAAGTATACAACATTAAATTTAAATTATTTGATTTAATGACCATGCATAATGTAGGAGATTTAATAAAATCAATAAATAAAAATATATCGTAA
- a CDS encoding AMP-binding protein: protein MKFIAAMHESIQKHFDNNAFHIEDTFYTYADFAVEISKIRKAIASHVHDSEKIVGLIANDDLYTYASIIGLWLEGKAYVPINPSHPIERNEEIIEATAIKHILDSNKGSYKNCQLLNHIDQVPFTIDLQPKPIQKDDLAYILFTSGSTGTPKGVPISFGNLNAFVTAINFNGDFKLNPTDRCLQMFELTFDFSVVSYLFPLLSGACIYTVPRNAIKYFYVYKLLQNHKLTVLSLVPSIIHYLRPYFEEIKAPEVRYCSFGGGALYSDIIYEWVKCIPNSTVYNYCGPTENTIYSSGYTLQETCKTHNDIISIGKPLPEVTYMIIDENNRELPTGAIGELAIAGPQLTPGYWKNDEKNKATFFQKEYQGQMLRFYKSGDLCFKDTDENYMYIGRVDFQVKIRGYRIELSEVEFHAKKMAQNTDLIAIDILNKLENTELALAIASEPFDTEAILAYMKTKLPDYMIPAHIKFIKEFPHNANGKIDRNKLRMLFNQEIP, encoded by the coding sequence ATGAAATTTATAGCCGCAATGCATGAGTCTATACAAAAGCATTTTGATAACAATGCTTTTCATATTGAGGATACATTTTACACCTATGCAGATTTTGCAGTAGAAATATCTAAAATTAGAAAGGCGATAGCCTCTCATGTTCATGATTCTGAGAAAATAGTGGGTTTAATCGCTAATGATGATCTATACACCTATGCTTCCATTATTGGCTTATGGTTAGAAGGAAAAGCATATGTGCCTATAAATCCCAGTCATCCTATAGAGCGAAATGAAGAGATTATTGAGGCCACAGCAATAAAACATATACTAGATTCGAACAAGGGTAGTTATAAAAATTGTCAACTTTTAAACCACATCGACCAAGTGCCTTTTACAATAGATTTGCAGCCAAAACCAATTCAAAAAGACGATTTGGCTTATATTTTATTTACCTCTGGTTCCACAGGAACACCAAAAGGTGTACCCATATCGTTTGGTAATTTAAATGCCTTTGTTACCGCCATAAATTTCAATGGAGATTTTAAACTGAACCCAACCGATCGGTGTTTACAAATGTTTGAGCTTACGTTCGACTTTTCTGTTGTTTCCTATCTTTTTCCACTATTGAGTGGGGCTTGTATTTACACCGTACCCAGAAATGCTATAAAATACTTTTACGTTTATAAACTTTTACAAAACCATAAACTAACGGTGCTTTCATTGGTACCCTCCATAATTCACTATTTAAGACCTTATTTTGAGGAAATTAAAGCACCAGAAGTACGGTATTGTAGCTTTGGAGGCGGGGCATTATATAGCGATATTATCTACGAGTGGGTTAAGTGTATCCCCAATAGTACCGTGTACAATTATTGCGGACCAACAGAAAACACCATTTACAGTAGTGGTTATACCCTACAAGAGACTTGCAAAACACACAATGACATTATTTCGATAGGGAAGCCCTTACCTGAAGTTACGTATATGATCATTGATGAAAACAATAGAGAACTCCCTACAGGTGCCATAGGTGAATTAGCTATTGCAGGGCCGCAGTTAACACCGGGCTACTGGAAAAATGATGAAAAGAACAAAGCTACTTTCTTTCAAAAAGAATACCAAGGGCAAATGCTAAGGTTTTATAAATCTGGAGATCTATGCTTTAAAGATACCGATGAAAATTACATGTACATTGGTCGCGTAGATTTTCAAGTAAAAATAAGGGGCTATAGAATTGAACTATCCGAAGTTGAATTTCATGCAAAAAAAATGGCTCAAAATACAGATTTAATAGCCATTGATATCCTTAATAAATTAGAAAATACAGAATTAGCATTAGCCATAGCCTCTGAACCCTTTGATACTGAGGCAATTTTAGCTTACATGAAAACCAAGCTCCCAGATTATATGATTCCTGCACACATAAAATTCATAAAAGAATTTCCGCATAATGCTAATGGAAAAATAGATCGAAATAAGTTACGAATGCTTTTTAACCAAGAAATACCATAA
- a CDS encoding GNAT family N-acetyltransferase produces MGENIEVIGITKKILREALEQNTYWKDIVAPLPKSKAAWLVANKRIAEEDYCGVIALDNEKVCAFIYMIPDVLNKTSAKAYWMIDWWVQDQYKNTVLGTYIYNQAVQFAGNQILVKAYTENVKAFYDKQDFKVIASRLRYTLFFSLDASILMARFSFLKPFKFFVKGIDAFVAACVRQINTFKLGQKTKNLHYEYISELDEETWSMLKPSVENDLILKTKDYINWQISNSQYLQTPIAQKSPRKTLQTGMSANIYLHNVKILLGDKTIGLLSYTVNYNEFNVKYFIVDSEANYELCIDALIEHLIQSKRNFIFTDDTTLAQAIQQRYFTVFTHKVLKKGLAHNAIAFNFEGLSMFNRDGHFY; encoded by the coding sequence ATGGGTGAAAATATTGAAGTTATAGGGATTACGAAAAAAATATTGCGTGAAGCTCTTGAACAAAATACCTATTGGAAAGATATCGTTGCTCCTTTGCCCAAAAGTAAGGCTGCGTGGTTGGTCGCTAATAAGCGTATAGCAGAAGAAGATTACTGCGGGGTCATCGCTCTTGATAATGAAAAAGTATGTGCATTTATTTATATGATTCCTGATGTATTAAACAAAACCAGTGCTAAAGCCTATTGGATGATTGATTGGTGGGTTCAAGACCAATATAAAAATACCGTATTAGGCACCTATATATACAACCAAGCCGTGCAGTTTGCAGGAAATCAAATTTTAGTAAAAGCCTATACCGAAAATGTAAAAGCTTTTTACGACAAGCAAGACTTCAAAGTAATCGCCTCGAGGCTAAGGTATACCCTATTTTTTAGTTTAGACGCTTCTATTTTAATGGCGAGATTTAGTTTTCTAAAACCATTTAAATTTTTTGTAAAAGGTATCGATGCTTTTGTAGCGGCCTGTGTACGCCAAATAAACACTTTTAAATTGGGTCAGAAAACTAAAAACCTGCACTATGAATACATCAGCGAACTAGACGAGGAAACATGGAGCATGTTAAAACCCAGCGTTGAAAACGACTTAATTCTTAAAACAAAAGACTATATCAATTGGCAAATAAGCAACAGCCAATACCTACAGACGCCTATTGCTCAAAAATCACCGCGTAAAACCTTACAAACCGGTATGAGTGCTAATATTTATTTACACAATGTAAAAATTTTATTGGGCGATAAAACTATAGGCCTTTTGTCCTATACGGTAAACTATAATGAGTTTAATGTAAAGTATTTTATAGTGGATTCCGAAGCAAATTATGAGCTCTGTATTGATGCCTTGATTGAACATTTAATTCAATCAAAAAGAAACTTTATTTTTACCGATGATACTACATTAGCACAAGCTATTCAGCAACGTTATTTTACAGTATTTACGCATAAAGTACTTAAAAAAGGGCTTGCCCATAACGCCATAGCCTTTAATTTTGAGGGCTTAAGCATGTTTAACAGAGATGGTCATTTTTATTAA
- a CDS encoding glycosyltransferase family 4 protein: MKKIIRVTTIPASLYTLLRGQLQFMNSYFEMVGIASDDVLLNEVHKTQKVRVIPVEMTRKITPLKDLRAVFTLYKIFKKEKPFIIHSHTPKAGTVSMIAAKLAGVPNRLHTIAGLPLVEARGFKRILLNTVEKITYACATKIYPNSHGLQEIILKNKFTHAGKMKIIGNGSSNGIDVADFDPSKYTAESKATLRNSLRLKENDIVFIFVGRLVKDKGINELIASFTKLNARYNQAKLLLVGRYEKELDPVLPETEDAITTSPNIVLVGWQQDVRPFFSIANVLTFPSYREGFPNVVMQAGAMGLYSIVSDINGCNEIIIEGENGSIIAPKKEEALYEKMKLICEDKIKIDPERNRQLIIDRYEQNFVWHEILKEYQSLEITK; this comes from the coding sequence ATGAAAAAAATAATACGGGTGACCACCATCCCTGCTTCTTTATATACCTTATTGCGCGGGCAATTACAGTTTATGAATAGCTATTTTGAAATGGTGGGGATTGCATCAGATGATGTACTTTTAAACGAGGTACACAAAACACAAAAGGTACGGGTCATTCCTGTGGAAATGACACGTAAAATTACCCCCCTAAAAGATTTAAGAGCTGTTTTTACCTTATACAAAATTTTTAAAAAAGAAAAACCTTTTATTATTCACAGCCACACCCCTAAAGCAGGTACAGTCAGCATGATTGCTGCCAAACTAGCTGGGGTACCCAACAGATTGCACACTATTGCGGGTTTACCATTAGTGGAGGCAAGGGGGTTTAAAAGAATACTATTAAATACTGTTGAAAAAATAACCTACGCCTGTGCCACCAAAATATACCCTAACTCGCACGGTTTGCAGGAAATTATTTTAAAAAATAAATTTACCCATGCTGGTAAAATGAAAATTATTGGCAATGGAAGTAGCAATGGTATTGATGTAGCTGATTTTGATCCAAGTAAGTACACCGCTGAAAGCAAAGCTACCTTAAGAAATTCCTTAAGGCTTAAGGAAAATGATATTGTTTTTATTTTTGTAGGGAGACTCGTGAAAGACAAAGGAATAAACGAGCTTATTGCTAGTTTTACAAAACTAAATGCAAGGTATAATCAGGCGAAGCTTTTGCTGGTAGGTAGGTATGAAAAAGAGCTCGACCCAGTATTACCAGAAACCGAAGACGCCATTACAACCAGTCCTAATATTGTTCTGGTCGGCTGGCAACAAGATGTTCGACCCTTTTTTTCTATTGCCAATGTATTAACCTTTCCAAGCTATCGAGAAGGCTTTCCCAATGTAGTCATGCAAGCCGGAGCCATGGGTTTATATAGTATTGTTTCGGATATTAATGGGTGCAATGAAATTATTATAGAAGGTGAAAATGGCAGTATTATTGCCCCAAAAAAGGAAGAAGCCCTCTATGAAAAAATGAAGCTTATTTGTGAAGATAAAATTAAAATAGACCCCGAACGCAATAGACAATTAATTATAGATCGGTATGAACAAAATTTTGTCTGGCATGAAATTTTAAAAGAATACCAATCTTTAGAAATTACAAAATAG